In Flavobacterium luteolum, the DNA window TTTTTTCAAATCTGCTGTTACATTTTTGCTATAGTGGGATTTGTTGGAATAGAGTTACTTGCGAATCAAAAATTTCATAATCACGGCTTAGATGATGCGTTTGTTTTAGGAGCACTTTTAAATATCGGAATTGCAATTGCAATTACAACAGAAGGTTATGAAATGGTTATAGCATTTTTTGTAGCAATAGGAGCATTATTTATCTTTTTGAGATACTTACATGTATTGTCCATGTTTGTTTTTTGCGTAGCTGTTACGGCTTTTTTGTTTTTTGGAATGTTTGAATTTGGAGAAATAGGAAAAGCAATTCTGCCATTTACAGCAATGATTTTTGCAGGCGTATTTTATTTTTTAACAAAAAAAATGATGAATCGTCTAAATGAAAATTATTATTACAATGGACTTTTGCTTGCAAATAGCTTTTGTCTAGTTTTATTTTATCTTTCCTGTAATTATTTGGTTGTTAGAGAACTTTCGGCAGCACTTTTAGATGTTGAAATAAAACCAGGAACCGATATTCCGTTTGCATTTTTCTTTTATGCGTTTACATTTCTTGTTCCGATATTGTATCTAATTCAGGCTTTAAAAACAAAAGATAGAATAATGCTTTGGTTGAGTTTTTTAGCGGTCGCATTTTCAATTTATACGATTAGATTTTATCACTCCGTTTTGCCAATCGAAGTTGCGCTTACATTGGGAGGGATAATTTTATTTGCAATAGCTTATTTTTCAATTAAAAAATTAAAAGAAAAAGAGAGTGGATTAACCTTTAAACCAGATAGAATCAATCATTCAGATAGTTTATTAAATGCAGAAGCTTTAGTTGTAGCTTCAACTTTCGGTATGAAACCAGGGGTTAAAACAGATTCTCCAATGGAATTTGGAGGAGGAGGTTTCAGTGGAGGAGGTTCTGAGGGAAGTTTTTAAATTATTTTTGCCACAGATTAAAAGGATTAAAAAGATTTTTTTAGCCACTAATTTCACGAATTTCCACTAATTAATTTTTATTTTAATTATTTGTACTCAAAGTGCGTAGATAAAGACTTTAATCTTTTTAATCCTTTTAATCTGTGGCAAAAAAAAACTATACCTTACTCTTCAATGCTTCTGCATCAATATCGCTGTGCGAAACATCGTAAACTGCCTTTCCGTTTTTGATTAAAATCAATTGTGGAGATTCGTGATATACTCCAAATCTGCTAGCAATTTCATTTGAAATGTCTCTATGTGCGACCAAGTCCAAAAAGTACGCATCAACAACACCCTCAAGATCAAACTCTCTTTCAAATTGTTTTAAGGCCATACGGCTAATGCTACATCTCGTGCTATGTTTGAAAATTACAACTGGTTTTTCATTTGAAATGGCTTCAATTTCCATTAATTGAAGAATATCTGTTAATTCTGTCCAGTTAACTTTACTTTTTGCTGCTTCTGAGTTCTCTGAACTTCCGAAGATTGAATTAAAAAAACTCATATTTGGCTTGGTTTATGACTTTTTGACGTGTTAAAACGATAAAAACTTGATTTTAACTGTCATTTTGTCTGTTTTTTTACTATGGAATATAATTTGTCTATTAGAATACAAAGTTAAATTATTTGAGTTAACTATTTACCTCAATAAATCGTAACTTTAATCCTATTTAATTTATAAGGTTAAATCAATCAAAATCAGAAAGATATGAATATAAATAAGTTTACTATTAAATCGCAGGAAGCCATTCAGTTGTCGCAGCAATTAGCACAACGAAATGGTCAGCAGCAAATTGAAAATGAGCACATTTTCAAAGCAATATTTGAAGTTGATGAAAACGTGGCGCCATTTATTCTAAAAAAATTGAATGTAAATGTGCCGTTGTTTTTGCAAATTTTAGACAGTACAATTCAGAGTTTTCCAAAAGTTTCCGGAGGAGATGTTATGCTTTCCCGAGATGCCAACAAAGCTTTGAATGAAGCTGAAATCATTGCACAAAAAATGAACGACGAATACGTTTCGATCGAGCATTTAATTTTAGCCATTTTTGACTCAAAAAGTAAAGTTTCTCAGATTTTAAAAGATCAGGGAGTTACAGGAAAAGGTTTGAAAGCGGCTATTGAGGAACTAAGAAAAGGTGAAAGAGTAACTTCGGCATCGGCAGAAGAAACGTATAATTCGCTTAATAAATTCGCTAAAAACTTAAACGAATTAGCTCGTACAGGAAAATTAGATCCAGTTATTGGGCGTGATGAAGAAATTCGTCGTGTATTGCAGATTCTAACTCGTAGAACAAAAAACAACCCAATGCTTATTGGGGAACCTGGAGTTGGTAAAACTGCAATTGCAGAAGGTTTGGCACATAGAATTGTGGATGGCGACGTTCCAGAAAACTTAAAAGATAAAATCGTTTTTTCTCTAGATATGGGAGCTTTGATTGCCGGAGCGAAATATAAAGGAGAATTTGAGGAACGTCTAAAATCGGTTGTAAAAGAAGTTACCGCCGCAGACGGAGATATTGTTTTGTTTATTGATGAGATTCATACGCTTGTAGGAGCGGGTGGAGGTGAAGGCGCTATGGATGCGGCTAACATCTTGAAACCAGCTTTGGCTCGTGGAGAATTGAGAGCAATTGGTGCTACAACTTTAGATGAATATCAAAAATATTTCGAAAAAGATAAAGCACTTGAAAGACGTTTCCAGAAAGTTCTTATTGATGAACCAGATACAGAAAGCGCGATTTCAATCTTGCGAGGTATCAAAGAGAAATACGAAACACACCATAAAGTTCAGATTAAAGACGAGGCAATTATTGCTGCAGTTGAACTTTCGCAAAGATATATCACCAATCGTTTCCTACCAGATAAGGCGATTGACTTAATGGATGAAGCTGCTTCTAAATTACGTATGGAAATCAATTCGAAACCAGAAGAGTTAGATGTTTTGGATCGTAAAATCATGCAGTTGGAAATTGAAATTGAAGCCATCAAACGTGAGAAAGAAGAGAGCAAGCTGAAAATTTTGGGTATGGAATTAGCCAACCTTAAAGAAGAGCGCAACGAAATCTATGCAAAATGGAAACAGGAAAAAGATATTGTTGACGGAATTCAGGCTGTAAAACACGAAATTGAAGACTTTAAATACGAAGCAGAACGTGCAGAACGTGAAGGCGATTATGGAAAAGTAGCTGAGATTCGTTATGGAAAAATAAAAGAAGCACAAGAACGTCAGGAAAGTCTGCAAAAACAGTTGTTGGAATTTCAATCTGGAAACTCTTTGATTAAAGAAGAAGTAACAAGAGAAGATATTGCAGAAGTTGTAGCAAAATGGACTGGAATTCCAGTAACCAAAATGCTTCAGACAGAAAGAGAAAAATTATTGCATCTTGAAGATGAATTGCATAAGCGTGTAGTAGGTCAGGAAGAAGCGATAGAAGCAGTGAGTGATGCTGTTCGTAGAAGCCGTGCCGGTTTACAGGATATGAAAAAACCTGTTGGTTCATTCTTATTTTTAGGAACAACCGGAGTTGGTAAAACGGAGCTAGCAAAAGCATTGGCTGAATATCTTTTTGATGATGAAAATGCTATGACTCGTATTGATATGAGTGAGTACCAAGAACGCCACAGTGTGAGCCGTTTAGTTGGTGCACCTCCAGGATATGTAGGTTATGATGAAGGTGGTCAGTTGACAGAGGCTGTTCGTAGAAAACCTTATTCTGTTGTGTTGTTAGACGAGATTGAAAAAGCGCACCCAGATACTTTCAATATTTTATTGCAGGTTCTAGATGAAGGTCGTTTGACAGACAACAAAGGACGTCTGGCAGATTTCAGAAATACGATTATTATTATGACCTCAAATATGGGAAGTAATATCATCCAGGAGAAATTTGAAAACCTAAAAGGAGGAGTTGAAGCAGCGACAGAAGCGGCTAAAAACGAAGTTTTAGGATTATTAAAACAAACTGTTCGTCCTGAGTTTATCAACCGTATCGATGAGATTGTAATGTTTACACCGCTTACAGTAGAGAACATCTCAAGAATTGTAAACTTACAGTTAAAGAGTGTTACAAAAATGTTGGCTTTGCAGGGCATTACAATGGATGCAACTCCAGAAGCTATTGCTTACTTGGCCGATAAAGGTTACGATCCGCACTTTGGGGCAAGACCTGTAAAACGTGTAGTTCAAAGAGAAGTTTTAAATCAATTGTCAAAAGAGATTTTGGCAGGAAATATTACAACAGACAGCATCATTTTATTAGATGCTTTCGATGGCAAACTGGTTTTTAGAAACCAGACAGTTAAATAATTTTTTTTTTTAGTTAATCTTGAAAAAGCATCAGTGTCAAAGCTGGTGCTTTTTTTTTTACCGTAAATTCTGAAACTTTTAGCCTAATTGTTGTAACAATTCATTTTGAAAAAATATTCAATTTTAAGTTCATAAAAATCAGCAAATTATTAATTTAAAAAATAAAGACATGAATAATATTTTCAGAGGGTTATTGGCAGGATATGGAGCTAAGAAATTAGGTGGCGGATGTTTCGGAACCATTATAGTTTTTATCATTCTTTGGGTTCTTTTAGGACAATGTAATTAAAGATTCTACTACAGAAAAATACGAATAAAAAGATAAATTTTGATCTGATATTATTGGGCAGATTAAGGCAAAATGTCTAGATTCGCATCACTAAAAATAAATTTAAAAAAATGGCTTCAGGTTTTTTTGTTCTATTAGATGATATCGCAGCAATTATGGATGACGTTGCAGTAATGAGTAAAGTTGCTGCAAAGAAAACAGCTGGAATTCTAGGAGATGATTTGGCAGTAAATGCAGAAAAAGCTTCTGGTTTTGCATCATCAAGAGAATTACCGGTTTTATGGGCAATTAGTAAAGGTTCGCTTCTAAATAAAATTATTATTCTTCCAATTGCATTTTTGTTAAGTGCTTTTTTACCAATTGCAATCATAGTAATTTTAGTGCTCGGAGGATTATTTTTAGCTTATGAAGGAGCCGAAAAAATTTATGAATTTGTTTTTCCTCATAAACATGAAGAATCAGAAGGAATCACAAACGAAGCTTTAACTGAAGAACAAATTTTAGAAATTGAAAAGGGAAAAATAAAATCGGCAATTGTAACCGATTTTATACTATCTGTAGAAATCGTAATTATAGCATTAGGTACAGTTATAGAAGAACCGCTAACACAACAAATTGTTGTAACATCTATAATTGCATTAGTTGCAACAATTGGAGTTTACGGAATTGTAGCTCTTATTGTTAGAATGGATGAAGCAGGTTATAAGCTTATAAAATTTAGTAAAAGCGAAAAAAGCCCATCAAGATTTATTGGAAATTTATTGGTAAAAGCCCTTCCGCTAGTTATAAAAGCCCTAACAGTAATTGGAACAATTGCATTGCTTTTAGTTGCAGGAGGAATCTTTGTACATTATATTCCATTTTTTCACCACTTGTCAGAAGAAATTCAAATCCCATCAATTATCAAAGAATTTACAGTTGGATTAACTTTAGGTCTAGTAGTTTTACTGTTTGTGAATCTTTTCAAAAAGATTTTTAAAAAGAAAACGGCTTAAATATAACCTCAATCTATATACTTTAAAACATCAGTTTATACTGGTGTTTTTTTGTTTTAGAAGCAGATCAACTCATTTTCAAAAGCACGTTTAGTCCCGCTTTCCGTTAAATCTTTTCCCTGCTAAAGAAGCAGGAAAAAGGATATCACTTCAATCGGGGGCTATCGAGAAGATTTTTATTTTCATAAGAAATAACGGTAATTTTTAAATATTTTTTTATAAAATAAATCTCTGATTTTTAGTTCTTTAATAATACATCGGAACTTTTTAACATTTTTTATAAGCAACCTTTGCAACCAAGACGCGTCTTCATAGTAATTAACAATTAATTATTATTTTATATGAAAAGTTTTAGATTAAAAACAGCTTTAGTAGTATTATTTTTATCAATTGGATTTGTTTCTTGCAGTAGCGATGATGATAAAGTAGAATCGACAGTTAAAACAAAAACAGCATTTGTAACCGAAATTAAAGGTCCAGAAACTGGAAAAGTAAATGAGGAATTAAGCTATGACGTGACTTTTATTGTAGATAACGCTTGTGGAGAATTTGATAAAATTAGCGAAACAACAATTGGTACAGACAAAGGATTGCAAGTTATAGCAAAATACGCTTCAGATGTTTGTACACAGCAAATTCCAGATCCTAAAAAAACAGTTTATAAATTTAAATCTGCTGAAAAAGGAAGTTTCGAAATTAAATTTAAGAAATCAGAAACTGAATTCCTTACTCAAAAAGTAGTGATCGAATAACAACTTGTTAAGTTGATATTTTTTTAGGTTGAAAGCCATTTTACAGAAGTTTTATTTTAAACGGACGTGAAATGGTTTTTTGATTTTGAGGAATTGGTACTGATTTATTAGTTGTTATATAAAAGTTATCTACTTTGACATTCCTTTAAAAAGTATTATTTTTGCACTCTAAATTTTATGTCATGCCGAAAAGAAAGTATAAAATATCAGTAATTCAGTTAAATCTGAATGATGTTGCCGAAAATAATCTTAAAAAATGTATCAGCTGGGTAAGAGATGCTGCAAGTCAAGGTGCAGAAGTTATTTTATTGCCTGAATTATATAGCAGTCATTATTTTTGTCAAAGTGAAGATGTAGATAATTTTGCATTAGCAGAACCACTTTACAGCACTTCATTTATTGCATTCAGCGAATTGGCAAAAGAATTAGGAGTAGTAATTATTGTTCCTTTCTTCGAGAAAAGAATGGCAGGAATCTATCATAATAGTGCTTACATTATTGATACTGATGGAACAGAGGCTGGTTTATACCGTAAAATGCACATTCCAGATGATCCTCATTTCTATGAAAAATTCTATTTCACTCCGGGCGATTTAGGTTTCCAGGCAATCGAAACTAAAAAAGGAACTGTTGGAACTTTAATCTGCTGGGATCAGTGGTATCCAGAAGCGGCTCGTATTACAGCGCTTAAAGGAGCAGAAGTTTTATTCTATCCAACAGCAATTGGATGGCATCCAAAAGAAAAAGAGCAATATGGAGAAAATCAATATGGTGCTTGGATGAACGTAATGAAAGGTCATGCAGTAGCAAATGGTGTTTTCGTTGCAGCAGCAAACCGAATTGGTCTAGAAAAATACCTTGAAGGAACAGAAGGAATTCAGTTCTGGGGAGCTTCTTTTATTGCAGGACCGCAAGGAGAAATTTTAGCTCAGGCTTCTCATGATAAAGAAGAAATCTTAATTGCTGAGGTTGATTTAGATCTTCAGGAAAATGTTCGTCAAAATTGGCCGTTCTTTAGAGATAGAAGAATTGATGCTTTTGGAGATATTACAAAAAGAGCAATTGATAAATAATTTGATTTATCTAAAATATATAAAAAGGACAAAATATACATTTTGTCCTTTTTTTTGTAAGCTTTGGAGAAGCTAAATTATTTATAGCAAAGAATAAATGTTTACAATATAAAGCTCCAGCGGAGCGACATCTAAATAGACTCTATAAGAACATGTCGCTCCGCTGGAGCTTTTTATTTTGTCTTATTGTAGTGCTATAAATATTTAGCTTCTCCGAAGCTTTAAATAAGTATTAAAACTATGTTTTTAATAAAAAGGAGCTATTTCGTATTGAAATAGCTCCTTTTCTGCTTTTAGCTTTATATATAGATTACTTCACTTGGAAAGTAACTCGCCTCACGATTTGACGTGCTTCTTTAGAGTTTTTGTTAACAGAAGTATCTTCTCCATTAGCAATTACATTCAATCTAGAAGCATCGATTCCAGCATTTACTGCTACTTTTTTCACAGCTTCAGCTCGTTTTCTAGATAATTCAGTGTTGTAGCTTGAGTTTCCAATTTCATCAGCATAACCAATAATATCGGCAGATTTTCCAGGGTTGTTTTTCAAGTATTTCACTAAGAAATCAACACCAGATAAAGAAGCGTTTGTTGGTTTAGACGAATTGAAATCGAAGTAAACATTTACATAACCACCGTTGATTAATTCTTCAACTGTATTGTTTGTAGCTGTTCCAGCACCTTTTTTCTCGTAAGTTTTGTCTAAGTAGCTTTCTAACTCATCTGGAACACCATTTTGATTGGTATCAATAGATTGTCCTTTTGTATTAACAGCAACTCCTGCAATACTGTTTGGTTCTAAATCGTATAAATCAGCAACTCCATCTTTGTCTGAATCAATAAGACCAGTTTCGATTAAGTCAACTCTTTGTTCCAATTCGCTGATTCTATCTTCTTCACCAACCCAGTCAGCATGTTTTTGGTTTTTACCTAGGTAGAAAGTTAAACCTACAGAAGCATTTAATAAAACGCCATCAAAAGAACCTGTGGTAGTATTTCCCATTCCGTCAAAGTTCCAGTTTTGTCTTCCGTTAACAATTCCAGTAAGGTCACCTGTCAATGCTACTCGGTCGCTTAATCTAATTTGTCCCGTTAAACCTGCAATTCCGTGAGCCATGTAATCTTGTCCACCAAATCCTGTTTCAGTACTAATTTGCGAAACCCCAAAACCACCATGTGCCAAAAGACCGATTGTGTTTGTCCAAGTTTCAAAATTTAAAGCGCGTCCAACATTGATAACCCCTTGTAAACTCGCTCTAACGTAGCGGCTTTCAAAATCTGGAGTATCTTTTTTCTCTTTGAATTGATCGTAACCAACATCTAATTTTACCCCAAACTTTGGACTAAACATATATCTTACACCCAAATCTCCGTGAAAAAAGTTTAATGATTCTGTAGTATAACCTGGAGTCATTGTTCTGGTTGGTTTGTTAACCCCACCATTAAGCTCGATCGACCATTTGTTGTATTCTTGATCTACATTTGGTTTTGTAGAAGTAGTAGCCATATTTTGAGCACCTGCAGCAAATGATAGTAATAATAAGGATACTGATACTAATTTCTTTTTCATGATATCAAAAATTAAATTGTTTTTATTTTAAACTCTGAAACAAAATTAGAGGTCGAATTCTAGAAAGTGTTGTATATACCCTTACATAATTCCCATATTTTGGCTTTTAATTGTGTAAATCCGTTAAAATAAGTACAATAGAATGCATAAAAAAGGACAAAATTCACATTTTGTCCTTTTGCTATCCTTAAAAAAGAGTTATTATTTTAAATCAGGCTGATAAATTTTAACAGATCCATCGCCTTCGCTGCTTACTACCAACAAGCTTCTTTTCGTCGGACTTTTTGAAGCCGGAATAAAAAGAATACCTTCTGGAGCATCTCCTGTTTTTACAGTTTGTAAATACTGAGGCGAAGTTGGGTTTGTAGCATCATAAACCATAAAAGCATCAGATCTTTCAAGCCCTACAAACAGAATATTTTGATTTCCCATTTTACTCACAACTACAGCTTCTGGTTCAGAACCTTTATCATCACTTCTTTTATCGTCGTAAGTGCCTATTTCATTTGTTTTTTTGTCAACATCATTTTTGCTGTCAAAAACAATTTTTCCTGTATTTCCGTTCCAGATAGAAAAAGATCTTCCTCCAAAACTTACCATTTGGTCTAAATCTCCATCTCCATCAGTATCTCCCATATCGGCAACAAGATTTAATCTTCCTAAATTGGTGTCTAATTTTAAAGTAGCTGCATCAGGGAAAGCTGTTGCGTCAAGTGTCATGCTTTTCATACGCTTCACATCAGTGTAAGCAGTATACTCTCTTGCATCACCTTCGTTAGCAGTTACAAAATATGGAACATTATTTACAGTATAATGACTGATTGCATCTGGCATATACAATCCTTTCACTTTCCAAGGATTAAAAGCAATTTTATTATCGCTATCGCTTACGTCAATTGCGTTTTCAGCTGTGTTATAATCTTTCATTCCTAAAGGATAAATAGCAGTAATCGTTTTCGAAGTTAAATCAACTTTTGCAACACCATTATTTTCTTGTAAAGTTACCCAAGCCGTTTTAGAATCGTCTGAAATTGTAATGTATTCAGGTTCGATATCTTGAGCAAAACTAGTTTTAGCAAATTTTGAAATTCTGAAGCCATCTTTTACCAATGCCGCAGCCTGACCAGCAAATGAAGCGAAGTCTAAAGTTGTAACATTGTAAGTGCTTGTTTCAATAATAGAAACAGTTCCGTTTGGATCTTGTGTGTAATCTGTATTTGGCTCGCCTTCATTTGCCGTCATAATATATTTTCCGTCTGGAGAAAAAGTAATCATATCTGGCAAAGCACCAACTGTTACTTGTTTAATTAAGCTATAATCTGAAGTATTAAAAACAACTACTTTTCCGTTTCCTTGTTTGTTTACTGTAGATTCTAAAGCTACCGCAAGTTTACCGTCAAAAACAGAAACGCTGTTTGCTGCGCCTTCGTAGGCAACTAAATCAATTTTTCCGATTTTAAGTGGTTTTGTCGGATCACTAATATCGATAACGTCAATTTGATTAACACCGCTATTGTTTACTGTAAAAAGTCTTTTTGTTTTTTCGCAGTAAGCAGAAATTTCAGCAGCAGCTTCTCCGCCAATAGTAATAGAACCAATTTCTTTAAAAGTTCCTGGATTTTCGTTTACAACAACTTCTGGTTCGGTGTTTGAATTTTCATCATTGTTACAGCTTGCCAATAAAAAAAGAGCAGCTAATAATGAGAGAGATAAATTTTTCATGTGTTAGTTTTTAGTTTTGGCAAAAGTAATTCTGAGCTCTCTGTTAAATATTAAGTGTGTATTATTTAATCTTTAACTTAAATTTTGCAGGATAAGTTTTGTGAAATTACAGAGGAATTTCAACCAAATGTTTTATAATCCTAACGAATGCTTATCTTTGCACTTTCTAAATTAGAACCTATTTATGTCAACAAATAATAGAAGATTTCCAGCAGAATGGGAAAAGCAACAAGGAATTGTATTGTGTTTTCCGCACAATGGTAACGATTGGCCAGGAAAATATGAAGCCGTTCAATGGGCTTTTGTAGAATTTATTAAAAAAGTAGCGACTTTTGAAACTGTTTTTTTGGTGGTTGCCGATGAAAAACTAAAAGAAAAAGTAGCTGATATGCTTGAAAGAGCTCGCGTTAATACTGAAAACGTTTCTTATATTGTTCATAAAACAAACAGAAGCTGGATGCGCGATTCGGGACCAATTATTGTAAAAAATGGTTCAAAAAGAGAAGCGCTTAACTTTAACTTTAACGGTTGGGCAAAATATAAAAACTATCAATTAGATAAATTTGTTCCTGGTAAAGTAGCTGATTTTATTGATGTTCCTTTAACTCAAGTAATGTACAAAGGAAAACCTGTAATTGTTGAAGGTGGGGCGATTGATGTAAACGGAAAAGGAACTTTACTGACTTCTGAAGAGTGTTTGATGCACCCAACAATTCAAGTAAGAAATCCTGGTTTTACAAAAGAAGATTACGAAGCTGTTTTTAAAGAATATCTTGGAGTTACCAATGTAATTTGGTTAGGAGACGGAATAGAAGGAGATGATACGCATGGTCATATCGACGATTTATGCCGATTTGTAAACGAAGATACGATTGTAACAATTGTAGAAACAGAAAAAAATGATTCAAATTACAAACCTTTACAGGACAATTTGAAACGTTTGCAGAATGCTAAATTAGAAAACGGAAAATCTCCAGTTATTGTAGCATTGCCAATGCCAAAGCGTGTTGATTTTGAAGATTTAAGATTGCCGGCAAGTTATGCTAATTTCTTAATCTTGAATAATTGCGTTTTAGTGCCAACATTCAACGATAGCAACGACCGAGTAGCTTTAAATATTTTAGCTGAATGTTTTCCAGATCGCGAAGTAATCGGTATTAGCTGTATCGATTTTATCTGGGGATTCGGAACTTTACATTGTTTAAGTCAGCAGATTCCTGCATAAAAATAGTGTCCACTGATTATAAAATAATCGTTTTGATATTTTTAATCTGTGATAAAATTATCAGATATTCAGAGACTTTCTTATATCGTTTGAGCTGTCACGAAAAGTGGCAGCTTTTTTTTGTTGTATATTTAACAGACAGATTTGCCGTGTGTCCACACATCCTTCTTATATTCGTATGTTCAATAATGCAGAAATGCAGATTTAATTTTATATGAAGAAAATATTTTTTATCCTTTCCGTGCTTTCTTCCGGAGCTTTATTTTCGCAGTCCGATTCACAAGGCAAAAATGAACTTACATTTGCTACCTA includes these proteins:
- a CDS encoding choice-of-anchor I family protein, translated to MKNLSLSLLAALFLLASCNNDENSNTEPEVVVNENPGTFKEIGSITIGGEAAAEISAYCEKTKRLFTVNNSGVNQIDVIDISDPTKPLKIGKIDLVAYEGAANSVSVFDGKLAVALESTVNKQGNGKVVVFNTSDYSLIKQVTVGALPDMITFSPDGKYIMTANEGEPNTDYTQDPNGTVSIIETSTYNVTTLDFASFAGQAAALVKDGFRISKFAKTSFAQDIEPEYITISDDSKTAWVTLQENNGVAKVDLTSKTITAIYPLGMKDYNTAENAIDVSDSDNKIAFNPWKVKGLYMPDAISHYTVNNVPYFVTANEGDAREYTAYTDVKRMKSMTLDATAFPDAATLKLDTNLGRLNLVADMGDTDGDGDLDQMVSFGGRSFSIWNGNTGKIVFDSKNDVDKKTNEIGTYDDKRSDDKGSEPEAVVVSKMGNQNILFVGLERSDAFMVYDATNPTSPQYLQTVKTGDAPEGILFIPASKSPTKRSLLVVSSEGDGSVKIYQPDLK
- the ytxJ gene encoding bacillithiol system redox-active protein YtxJ, which produces MSFFNSIFGSSENSEAAKSKVNWTELTDILQLMEIEAISNEKPVVIFKHSTRCSISRMALKQFEREFDLEGVVDAYFLDLVAHRDISNEIASRFGVYHESPQLILIKNGKAVYDVSHSDIDAEALKSKV
- a CDS encoding OmpA family protein, which produces MKKKLVSVSLLLLSFAAGAQNMATTSTKPNVDQEYNKWSIELNGGVNKPTRTMTPGYTTESLNFFHGDLGVRYMFSPKFGVKLDVGYDQFKEKKDTPDFESRYVRASLQGVINVGRALNFETWTNTIGLLAHGGFGVSQISTETGFGGQDYMAHGIAGLTGQIRLSDRVALTGDLTGIVNGRQNWNFDGMGNTTTGSFDGVLLNASVGLTFYLGKNQKHADWVGEEDRISELEQRVDLIETGLIDSDKDGVADLYDLEPNSIAGVAVNTKGQSIDTNQNGVPDELESYLDKTYEKKGAGTATNNTVEELINGGYVNVYFDFNSSKPTNASLSGVDFLVKYLKNNPGKSADIIGYADEIGNSSYNTELSRKRAEAVKKVAVNAGIDASRLNVIANGEDTSVNKNSKEARQIVRRVTFQVK
- a CDS encoding carbon-nitrogen hydrolase, which produces MPKRKYKISVIQLNLNDVAENNLKKCISWVRDAASQGAEVILLPELYSSHYFCQSEDVDNFALAEPLYSTSFIAFSELAKELGVVIIVPFFEKRMAGIYHNSAYIIDTDGTEAGLYRKMHIPDDPHFYEKFYFTPGDLGFQAIETKKGTVGTLICWDQWYPEAARITALKGAEVLFYPTAIGWHPKEKEQYGENQYGAWMNVMKGHAVANGVFVAAANRIGLEKYLEGTEGIQFWGASFIAGPQGEILAQASHDKEEILIAEVDLDLQENVRQNWPFFRDRRIDAFGDITKRAIDK
- a CDS encoding DUF808 domain-containing protein; the encoded protein is MASGFFVLLDDIAAIMDDVAVMSKVAAKKTAGILGDDLAVNAEKASGFASSRELPVLWAISKGSLLNKIIILPIAFLLSAFLPIAIIVILVLGGLFLAYEGAEKIYEFVFPHKHEESEGITNEALTEEQILEIEKGKIKSAIVTDFILSVEIVIIALGTVIEEPLTQQIVVTSIIALVATIGVYGIVALIVRMDEAGYKLIKFSKSEKSPSRFIGNLLVKALPLVIKALTVIGTIALLLVAGGIFVHYIPFFHHLSEEIQIPSIIKEFTVGLTLGLVVLLFVNLFKKIFKKKTA
- the clpB gene encoding ATP-dependent chaperone ClpB, translated to MNINKFTIKSQEAIQLSQQLAQRNGQQQIENEHIFKAIFEVDENVAPFILKKLNVNVPLFLQILDSTIQSFPKVSGGDVMLSRDANKALNEAEIIAQKMNDEYVSIEHLILAIFDSKSKVSQILKDQGVTGKGLKAAIEELRKGERVTSASAEETYNSLNKFAKNLNELARTGKLDPVIGRDEEIRRVLQILTRRTKNNPMLIGEPGVGKTAIAEGLAHRIVDGDVPENLKDKIVFSLDMGALIAGAKYKGEFEERLKSVVKEVTAADGDIVLFIDEIHTLVGAGGGEGAMDAANILKPALARGELRAIGATTLDEYQKYFEKDKALERRFQKVLIDEPDTESAISILRGIKEKYETHHKVQIKDEAIIAAVELSQRYITNRFLPDKAIDLMDEAASKLRMEINSKPEELDVLDRKIMQLEIEIEAIKREKEESKLKILGMELANLKEERNEIYAKWKQEKDIVDGIQAVKHEIEDFKYEAERAEREGDYGKVAEIRYGKIKEAQERQESLQKQLLEFQSGNSLIKEEVTREDIAEVVAKWTGIPVTKMLQTEREKLLHLEDELHKRVVGQEEAIEAVSDAVRRSRAGLQDMKKPVGSFLFLGTTGVGKTELAKALAEYLFDDENAMTRIDMSEYQERHSVSRLVGAPPGYVGYDEGGQLTEAVRRKPYSVVLLDEIEKAHPDTFNILLQVLDEGRLTDNKGRLADFRNTIIIMTSNMGSNIIQEKFENLKGGVEAATEAAKNEVLGLLKQTVRPEFINRIDEIVMFTPLTVENISRIVNLQLKSVTKMLALQGITMDATPEAIAYLADKGYDPHFGARPVKRVVQREVLNQLSKEILAGNITTDSIILLDAFDGKLVFRNQTVK
- a CDS encoding agmatine deiminase family protein, with the translated sequence MSTNNRRFPAEWEKQQGIVLCFPHNGNDWPGKYEAVQWAFVEFIKKVATFETVFLVVADEKLKEKVADMLERARVNTENVSYIVHKTNRSWMRDSGPIIVKNGSKREALNFNFNGWAKYKNYQLDKFVPGKVADFIDVPLTQVMYKGKPVIVEGGAIDVNGKGTLLTSEECLMHPTIQVRNPGFTKEDYEAVFKEYLGVTNVIWLGDGIEGDDTHGHIDDLCRFVNEDTIVTIVETEKNDSNYKPLQDNLKRLQNAKLENGKSPVIVALPMPKRVDFEDLRLPASYANFLILNNCVLVPTFNDSNDRVALNILAECFPDREVIGISCIDFIWGFGTLHCLSQQIPA